Proteins from a single region of Segatella copri:
- a CDS encoding AEC family transporter produces MENLEVMVILFIIVILGYVACKLGYMGDKFDKKLSSMVVDITCPLLVLSSVMGDELPDRTLILPLLGVGFLTYILLLVFGFWVPRLITRNHDDQGMIGFALMFANVGFIGYPIVSSIFGPKAIFYAALLNMPNTFFIFTAGVMLIKGEYSVKQFNPKVLFSPALLGAFVAALLVAFGVHTPDIIARPVTMVGNITVPAALMIIGSSMAKLPVKEIIGSTKVYLSSFLRLVVVPLSIYFLFKVCGVSNQVNDINTVVIAMPVASFGTMFCLKYGRNPSLITEMTFITTVGSIITIPLITLLFS; encoded by the coding sequence ATGGAAAATTTGGAAGTGATGGTGATACTTTTCATCATCGTGATTTTAGGTTACGTCGCCTGCAAGTTGGGATATATGGGCGACAAGTTTGACAAGAAGCTATCCAGCATGGTGGTAGATATCACCTGTCCTCTGCTGGTACTCTCGTCAGTAATGGGCGATGAGCTGCCCGACCGCACGCTCATCCTTCCCCTCCTGGGCGTAGGTTTCCTTACCTACATCCTTTTGCTGGTATTCGGTTTCTGGGTGCCGCGTCTCATCACGCGCAATCATGATGACCAGGGCATGATAGGTTTTGCGCTGATGTTTGCCAACGTAGGTTTCATCGGCTACCCTATTGTTTCAAGCATATTCGGTCCGAAGGCCATTTTTTATGCCGCGCTGCTCAACATGCCGAACACCTTTTTTATTTTTACGGCAGGTGTCATGCTCATCAAGGGCGAGTACAGCGTCAAGCAGTTCAATCCTAAGGTGCTGTTTTCTCCGGCTCTTCTTGGTGCCTTCGTTGCCGCCCTCCTGGTAGCTTTCGGGGTTCATACACCTGATATCATTGCGCGTCCGGTAACGATGGTGGGCAACATAACGGTTCCGGCAGCCCTGATGATTATCGGTTCCTCGATGGCTAAGTTGCCGGTGAAGGAGATTATCGGCAGTACTAAGGTATACCTCTCCTCGTTCTTGCGTCTTGTGGTAGTACCTCTGAGCATTTATTTTCTGTTCAAGGTATGTGGTGTAAGCAATCAGGTCAACGACATCAATACGGTTGTCATTGCGATGCCCGTAGCGAGTTTCGGCACGATGTTCTGTCTGAAATACGGCCGCAATCCTTCGCTCATCACCGAGATGACGTTCATCACCACGGTTGGCAGCATCATCACCATCCCGCTCATCACCCTCCTCTTTTCGTAA
- a CDS encoding carbon-nitrogen hydrolase: MNVGLLQLHNTADIANNKQRLAEGIIDLAHRGAELIVLQELHNSLYFCQVEDVDLFDLAEPIPGPSTDFYGKLAKDLGVVIVTSLFERRAPGLYHNTAVVMEKDGSIAGKYRKMHIPDDPAYYEKFYFTPGDLGFHPIQTSVGKLGVLVCWDQWYPEAARLMALQGAEMLIYPTAIGYATYDTEEEQQRQREAWTTVMRGHAVANGLPVIAVNRVGFEPDPSGQTEGIQFWGSSFVAGPQGELHYRASDQEEESLVVDIDLKHSENVRRWWPFLRDRRIENYGDITKRFID, from the coding sequence ATGAACGTCGGTTTATTACAACTTCATAATACGGCAGATATCGCCAACAACAAGCAGCGCCTGGCAGAAGGCATCATCGACCTCGCCCATCGCGGCGCAGAACTCATCGTGCTTCAGGAGCTTCATAACTCCCTCTATTTCTGTCAGGTAGAGGATGTTGACCTCTTCGACCTGGCAGAGCCTATTCCGGGTCCTTCGACCGATTTCTACGGCAAGCTTGCCAAGGATCTCGGCGTCGTCATCGTCACCTCCCTCTTCGAGCGCCGCGCTCCGGGTCTCTACCACAATACGGCGGTAGTGATGGAGAAGGATGGAAGCATAGCCGGAAAATACCGCAAGATGCACATCCCCGACGATCCTGCCTACTACGAGAAGTTCTATTTCACTCCGGGCGACCTCGGTTTCCACCCTATCCAGACCTCTGTTGGCAAGCTCGGCGTGCTGGTTTGCTGGGACCAGTGGTATCCCGAAGCAGCCCGTCTGATGGCGCTGCAGGGAGCCGAAATGCTCATCTATCCTACCGCCATCGGCTACGCTACCTATGATACCGAGGAGGAGCAGCAGCGCCAGCGCGAGGCGTGGACTACCGTGATGCGGGGCCATGCCGTAGCCAACGGATTGCCGGTCATCGCCGTAAACCGCGTAGGTTTCGAGCCTGATCCTAGCGGTCAGACCGAGGGCATCCAGTTCTGGGGCAGCAGTTTCGTAGCCGGTCCTCAGGGCGAGCTCCACTACCGTGCCAGCGATCAGGAAGAAGAGAGCCTGGTGGTAGATATCGACCTGAAGCACAGCGAGAATGTGCGCCGCTGGTGGCCATTCCTCCGCGACCGCCGCATCGAGAACTACGGGGATATCACCAAGCGATTTATCGATTAA
- a CDS encoding TonB-dependent receptor domain-containing protein codes for MKINNSTKKSLLIIALAMASTTCQTQAAPIEHIGDRYIMHIPEMELTGEESLLDVLMMCPEVISFDGNNIIGGDPFANLYGKFVIRIDNQEYGLDYATFLHHFKAREIETIKVCQNAEVMKGCSSLKKVIDITLRKKENGTTGRWGIFGDTYGGAKGIVSVISQQDKLRVLSHVEGNFQRNSSSDKDAYQGISGTTVNHYSHEGAKLNLLWTPTAKDVLEIDAMQTYTRNHFTHTPADYVRAYHLQADYTHTLADNGSSILFTLGAEHISDNGRTLEENQTAPYQNHSTYPFMVVEYATPVITPDLWITAGFEGGLSIEKNCIADYINHSNYQDFYAQLDYNIGKWGFMAGDRFRIINFRPKQIAPEEHWKHTTRNHIYSASAYYRFTPGHTLQATYCRRIFNPEFGDFVTAGDMEGTWQPVYTADIGNSMANVVELKHTYSRPAFVLSTSVKNIHQHLLSAIHDNTLGIGSTAFWHQGILRLTAGVNYFWQRSEIPSEEAQQRNAEYNHFAVFKLAPQLTMADGWRFTGNLIWCTRRRSEAYTPANLYAEVGVYKNLGKHWTLEGRFHDMASQHFGNRAATIGCTYYF; via the coding sequence ATGAAGATAAACAACAGTACGAAGAAAAGCCTGCTCATCATCGCACTCGCGATGGCCAGCACTACTTGCCAGACACAGGCCGCCCCGATAGAACATATCGGCGACAGATACATCATGCATATTCCAGAAATGGAACTCACAGGCGAAGAATCACTCCTCGATGTGCTCATGATGTGCCCGGAAGTCATCTCATTCGACGGCAACAACATCATCGGCGGAGATCCATTCGCCAACCTCTACGGCAAGTTCGTCATCCGTATCGACAACCAGGAATACGGACTCGATTACGCCACCTTCCTCCACCATTTCAAGGCTCGGGAGATAGAAACCATCAAGGTGTGCCAGAACGCCGAAGTGATGAAGGGATGCAGCAGTCTGAAGAAAGTCATCGACATCACACTGCGCAAGAAGGAGAACGGAACCACCGGCAGATGGGGAATCTTCGGTGATACCTACGGTGGCGCAAAAGGCATCGTCAGCGTCATAAGCCAACAGGATAAACTCCGCGTGCTCAGTCATGTAGAAGGCAACTTCCAGCGCAACTCCAGCAGCGATAAGGACGCCTACCAGGGCATCTCAGGCACCACCGTGAACCACTACTCCCACGAGGGTGCCAAGCTCAATCTGCTCTGGACGCCTACCGCAAAGGATGTGCTCGAAATAGATGCGATGCAGACCTATACCCGCAACCATTTCACCCACACCCCGGCCGATTACGTGCGTGCCTATCATCTGCAGGCCGACTATACCCACACGCTCGCCGACAACGGCTCCAGCATCCTCTTTACCCTCGGTGCCGAGCATATCAGCGACAACGGCCGTACGCTGGAAGAAAACCAGACTGCGCCCTACCAGAACCACTCCACCTACCCCTTCATGGTGGTAGAATACGCCACTCCGGTCATCACCCCTGATCTCTGGATTACGGCAGGTTTCGAGGGCGGTCTCTCCATCGAGAAGAACTGCATCGCCGATTACATCAACCATTCCAACTACCAGGATTTCTACGCCCAGCTGGATTACAACATCGGCAAGTGGGGATTCATGGCAGGCGACCGCTTCCGCATCATCAACTTCCGTCCTAAGCAGATTGCGCCGGAAGAGCACTGGAAGCATACCACGCGCAACCATATCTACTCGGCGAGCGCCTATTACCGCTTCACGCCGGGTCATACCCTGCAGGCCACCTACTGCCGCCGCATCTTCAATCCCGAGTTTGGCGATTTCGTAACCGCGGGCGATATGGAGGGCACCTGGCAGCCGGTTTATACCGCCGATATCGGCAACAGCATGGCGAATGTGGTAGAGCTCAAGCATACCTACAGCCGCCCTGCCTTCGTGCTCAGCACCTCGGTGAAGAACATCCACCAGCACCTGCTCAGTGCCATCCACGACAATACGCTCGGCATCGGCTCCACCGCCTTCTGGCATCAGGGCATCCTTCGCCTCACAGCCGGAGTCAACTACTTCTGGCAGCGCAGCGAAATCCCTTCAGAGGAGGCTCAGCAGCGCAATGCAGAGTATAATCATTTTGCCGTGTTCAAGTTGGCACCGCAGCTCACAATGGCCGATGGCTGGCGCTTTACGGGTAACCTCATCTGGTGTACCCGCCGCCGCAGCGAAGCCTACACCCCGGCTAATCTCTATGCCGAAGTAGGGGTATACAAGAATCTGGGCAAGCACTGGACGCTCGAAGGCCGCTTCCACGATATGGCGAGCCAGCACTTCGGCAATCGCGCTGCCACCATCGGCTGCACGTATTATTTTTAA
- a CDS encoding NigD1/NigD2 family lipoprotein — protein sequence MRKIDFKKIGLAAMMLLSGLTFQSCDNDNDTDWDRVFPNALVTVKKSGDACYLQLDDNTTLLAKNLKPTIFDGKEVRALVNYSQTSEKSEKYNQVIHVNWIDSILTKKPVPSLGSDILNSEKYGNDMVDIVRDWVTVAEDGYLTLRFRALWGGQKVHYINLVTGVNPENPYEVELRHNVNGDPQNYWRDALVAFNLNGVVPDTGGKTVKLTIRWRSSQGYKKVDFDYCSRKPISSPKMLEGYSQEGRDIR from the coding sequence ATGAGAAAAATTGATTTCAAGAAGATTGGGCTGGCAGCGATGATGCTCCTGTCGGGCCTCACATTCCAGTCGTGCGATAACGATAACGATACCGACTGGGACCGCGTTTTCCCTAACGCACTGGTAACCGTGAAGAAGAGTGGCGATGCCTGCTATCTGCAGCTCGACGACAACACCACGCTGCTCGCCAAGAACCTGAAACCAACCATCTTTGACGGTAAGGAGGTTCGCGCCCTGGTCAACTACTCGCAGACCTCGGAGAAGAGCGAGAAGTATAACCAGGTGATTCACGTCAACTGGATAGACAGCATCCTGACCAAGAAGCCAGTTCCTTCGCTCGGTTCTGATATCCTGAACAGCGAGAAGTATGGCAACGACATGGTCGACATCGTTCGCGACTGGGTAACGGTAGCCGAAGATGGCTATCTCACCCTCCGTTTCCGTGCTCTCTGGGGCGGTCAGAAGGTGCATTACATCAACCTCGTTACGGGTGTGAATCCAGAGAATCCTTACGAGGTAGAGTTGCGCCACAATGTTAATGGCGACCCTCAGAACTACTGGCGTGATGCCCTCGTAGCGTTCAATCTGAACGGAGTAGTGCCTGATACCGGAGGCAAGACGGTGAAGCTTACCATCCGCTGGCGTTCCAGCCAGGGCTACAAGAAGGTAGATTTCGACTACTGTTCGCGCAAGCCTATCAGCAGCCCGAAGATGCTCGAAGGATACAGCCAGGAAGGAAGAGACATCCGATAA
- a CDS encoding very short patch repair endonuclease encodes MSDRLTIEQRHNNMAAIKGRDTKPEILVRKFLWSRGFRYRLNHPRLPGKPDIVLRKYRTCILVNGCFWHGHEGCKYYVVPKSNTGFWMEKIRRNRERDHEVLHRLAEMGWHTIVIWECELKPAVREKTLESLAFTLNHIYLEDHHIRRYELPEEEPEMVAEPEPRHRD; translated from the coding sequence ATGTCGGACCGTTTAACCATAGAACAGCGCCATAACAATATGGCGGCAATCAAGGGCAGGGATACCAAACCGGAGATTCTTGTCAGGAAATTTCTGTGGAGTAGGGGATTCAGGTATCGGCTCAATCATCCCCGGTTGCCGGGCAAGCCGGACATCGTGCTGAGGAAATATCGCACCTGTATTCTGGTGAACGGGTGCTTCTGGCACGGACATGAGGGGTGCAAATATTATGTGGTGCCGAAATCGAACACCGGGTTCTGGATGGAGAAGATCAGGAGGAACCGGGAGAGGGACCATGAGGTGCTGCACCGGCTGGCTGAAATGGGATGGCATACCATCGTGATATGGGAATGTGAACTGAAGCCGGCGGTAAGGGAGAAGACACTGGAGTCGCTCGCCTTTACGCTGAATCATATCTATCTGGAAGATCATCATATCAGGAGATATGAATTGCCGGAAGAAGAGCCGGAAATGGTGGCGGAGCCGGAACCAAGGCATCGTGATTAG
- a CDS encoding helix-turn-helix domain-containing protein — protein MDRITKEQYEFALNRIENLLPLVTDDTPANDKNAIELTLMSDIVESYEKKHFPIGKPSVSELIELSLNEKKMTQKQLASEIGVSPSRINDYVTGRSEPTLKIARLLCKVLNITPAEMLQC, from the coding sequence ATGGATAGAATTACGAAAGAACAATATGAGTTTGCACTCAACAGAATAGAAAATCTCCTGCCATTGGTAACGGACGATACGCCTGCCAACGATAAGAATGCCATAGAACTGACATTAATGTCGGACATTGTTGAGTCATACGAAAAGAAACATTTTCCTATCGGAAAGCCTTCTGTTTCTGAACTTATCGAACTTTCTTTAAATGAAAAGAAAATGACTCAAAAACAACTGGCTTCAGAAATTGGAGTAAGTCCTTCACGTATTAACGATTATGTAACAGGGCGCTCTGAGCCTACTCTAAAAATAGCTAGATTGCTATGCAAGGTTCTGAACATAACGCCTGCTGAGATGTTGCAATGTTAA
- a CDS encoding DUF1016 N-terminal domain-containing protein, translating into MQQIKRKNDGKRKYKLGRDIEAKQYTNNYGSGFYKNLSQDLKNEMPGVKGFSPTNLKYMSYFYKLYAPLAANRQQAADDFEEDLYKTDIQRVRDKKQNRLHGVDDFKILFFIPWFHHQRIIDKCKDDVNKENLSIAEMSGKKLDRFRKVCASVHFIPPRLYASYATCSHCTIPTDRLPQRRDSPLLPLSDNMFQMAPYLILSDEETYQCRHTQKSDTTGKT; encoded by the coding sequence TTGCAGCAAATAAAAAGAAAGAACGATGGCAAAAGAAAATATAAGCTGGGACGAGACATTGAAGCTAAGCAATATACCAACAATTATGGTTCTGGCTTTTACAAAAATCTCAGTCAAGATTTGAAAAATGAAATGCCTGGAGTGAAGGGATTCTCGCCAACCAACTTGAAGTACATGAGCTACTTTTATAAGCTCTATGCTCCATTGGCTGCAAATCGTCAGCAAGCTGCTGACGATTTTGAAGAGGACTTGTATAAAACAGATATTCAGCGAGTTAGAGATAAAAAACAAAATCGTCTACACGGTGTAGACGATTTCAAAATTCTATTCTTTATTCCATGGTTTCATCATCAACGTATCATCGACAAATGCAAGGATGATGTGAACAAAGAGAACTTATCCATAGCAGAAATGAGCGGTAAGAAACTCGACAGGTTCCGCAAGGTCTGCGCATCGGTACACTTTATTCCTCCTCGTCTCTACGCCTCCTATGCCACTTGTAGTCATTGTACAATACCCACAGACCGCCTCCCCCAGAGAAGAGACAGCCCACTACTCCCACTATCTGACAATATGTTTCAGATGGCACCCTACTTGATACTTTCGGATGAAGAAACATATCAATGCCGCCACACGCAAAAATCAGACACAACAGGTAAAACTTAA
- a CDS encoding type II toxin-antitoxin system HigB family toxin, translating into MRIISHRKLKEFYETPGREDSKVALERWYQIAEEAEWRNFSDIRTDFPDADYVGNQHYVFNIRGNRYRLVVVIKFTIGRLFVRFVGTHSEYDKIDCSTI; encoded by the coding sequence ATGAGAATTATTTCGCATAGGAAACTAAAAGAGTTTTACGAGACCCCTGGGCGAGAAGACTCAAAAGTAGCTCTGGAAAGATGGTACCAGATTGCGGAAGAAGCAGAATGGCGCAACTTTTCTGATATAAGAACTGACTTTCCTGATGCTGACTACGTAGGTAATCAACATTACGTATTCAACATTCGAGGAAACAGGTATAGGTTGGTAGTGGTAATTAAATTTACAATAGGCCGACTCTTCGTAAGATTTGTCGGAACACATAGTGAATATGACAAAATAGATTGTTCCACCATTTAA
- a CDS encoding agmatine deiminase family protein — MHQSTLPCDFALPAEWEPQSAIMLTWPHAGTDWKPYLPEITDTYLELADIITRYEQLLVATPDVPATRYQLKKKLSAEQMSRVLLYEVESNDTWVRDHGPFTMVLRKKQNTWMVPYRILDFKFNGWGEKFRWEKDNAITLQLYYQAAFNANIENHQGFVLEGGSIESDGKGTLFTTSQCLLAPHRNQPLDRDSIDHLLQTFFQLKRVVWLDHGNLIGDDTDGHIDTIVRVAPHDTLLYVGCDNPEDEQYEDFQALEKQLKGLFTWEGYPYRLLKLPMPDPIYDEGDCLTTNPESEGDRLPATYANFLILNKAVIYPTYNQPEKDEEARKQIQLAFPDREIIGVDSQTIIRQHGSIHCITMQLPEGALRDSTFHI, encoded by the coding sequence ATGCATCAATCTACATTACCCTGCGATTTCGCACTCCCTGCCGAATGGGAGCCACAGAGCGCCATCATGCTCACCTGGCCACATGCCGGCACCGACTGGAAGCCGTATCTGCCAGAAATTACAGATACTTATCTCGAACTGGCAGATATCATCACGCGCTACGAGCAGCTGCTTGTAGCTACACCCGATGTGCCTGCCACCCGATACCAGCTCAAGAAAAAGCTCTCTGCCGAACAGATGAGCCGCGTGCTGCTCTACGAGGTAGAAAGCAATGATACCTGGGTGCGCGACCACGGCCCCTTCACCATGGTGCTGCGCAAAAAGCAGAACACCTGGATGGTGCCTTACCGCATACTCGACTTCAAGTTCAACGGCTGGGGCGAAAAGTTCAGATGGGAGAAGGATAATGCTATCACCCTGCAACTATACTATCAGGCAGCCTTCAATGCCAATATAGAGAACCACCAGGGCTTCGTGCTCGAAGGAGGCAGCATCGAGAGTGACGGAAAGGGTACACTCTTCACTACCTCACAGTGCCTGCTGGCGCCTCACCGCAACCAGCCGCTCGACCGCGACAGCATCGACCATCTGCTGCAGACTTTCTTCCAGCTCAAGAGAGTCGTCTGGCTGGATCACGGCAATCTGATAGGCGATGATACCGACGGCCACATCGACACCATCGTGAGAGTGGCTCCGCACGACACCTTATTATATGTAGGCTGCGATAATCCGGAAGATGAGCAGTATGAAGACTTCCAGGCGCTGGAGAAGCAGCTCAAGGGCCTCTTTACTTGGGAGGGATATCCTTACCGCTTGCTCAAACTGCCGATGCCCGACCCTATCTATGATGAGGGCGACTGCCTCACCACCAACCCGGAGAGCGAGGGCGACCGCCTGCCTGCCACCTATGCCAACTTCCTGATACTGAACAAGGCTGTGATTTATCCAACCTATAATCAGCCGGAAAAGGACGAGGAGGCACGCAAGCAGATTCAGCTCGCCTTCCCCGACCGCGAAATCATCGGCGTAGATTCGCAGACCATTATCCGCCAGCACGGCAGCATCCACTGCATCACCATGCAGTTGCCCGAAGGCGCCCTCAGAGACTCAACATTCCACATTTAA
- a CDS encoding zinc ribbon domain-containing protein, whose product MAKKDPTDLTVEEKLKALYQLQTTLSAIDEKRALRGELPLEVQDLEDDIAGLTTRIEKIQTDIEQFDRAIDQKQHEIEEAQASVERYKKQLEMVSNNREYDTLSKEIEFQELEIELCSKKIREAQQTINERLYDLHKAEDQKADREKGLVMKRSELESIMAETREEEENLKEKAFELEKKIEPRLLQSFKRIRNGARNGLGIVYVQRDACGGCFNKIPPQRQLDIKMHKKIIPCEYCGRILIDPELAGVKIESPKTEEKPKRKRAIRRRKTEDED is encoded by the coding sequence ATGGCAAAGAAAGATCCTACAGATTTGACAGTGGAAGAGAAGTTGAAGGCTCTCTATCAGCTTCAGACCACCTTGTCTGCAATTGATGAAAAGCGTGCGTTGAGAGGTGAGTTGCCTCTCGAAGTTCAGGATTTGGAAGACGATATTGCTGGTCTTACCACCCGTATCGAGAAAATCCAGACCGATATTGAGCAGTTTGACCGCGCCATCGATCAGAAGCAGCACGAGATTGAGGAGGCTCAGGCTAGCGTGGAGCGTTATAAGAAGCAGCTCGAAATGGTTAGCAACAACCGCGAGTATGATACTTTGAGCAAGGAAATCGAGTTCCAGGAGCTGGAAATCGAACTTTGCAGCAAGAAGATCCGCGAGGCGCAGCAGACAATCAACGAGCGCCTGTACGACCTTCACAAGGCTGAGGACCAGAAGGCAGACCGCGAGAAGGGCTTGGTAATGAAGCGTTCTGAGCTTGAGTCTATCATGGCTGAAACCCGTGAGGAAGAGGAGAATTTGAAGGAGAAGGCATTCGAGCTCGAGAAGAAGATTGAGCCACGTTTGCTCCAGAGCTTCAAGCGCATCCGTAATGGTGCCCGCAATGGTTTGGGTATCGTTTACGTGCAGCGTGATGCATGTGGCGGTTGCTTCAACAAGATTCCACCTCAGCGCCAGCTCGATATCAAGATGCACAAGAAGATTATCCCTTGTGAGTATTGTGGCCGTATCCTCATCGACCCAGAATTGGCTGGTGTTAAGATTGAGTCTCCTAAGACTGAGGAGAAGCCAAAGCGCAAGCGCGCTATCCGCAGAAGAAAGACTGAGGATGAGGATTAA
- a CDS encoding smalltalk protein: MKASTWKTILQIAISFLTAIATTLGVTSCSSL; this comes from the coding sequence ATGAAAGCAAGTACCTGGAAAACAATTTTGCAAATTGCAATCTCCTTTCTCACAGCTATCGCTACCACACTCGGTGTAACTAGCTGCAGCAGCCTTTAA
- a CDS encoding Nif3-like dinuclear metal center hexameric protein — MKIKQVVDALEHYAPLPLQEGYDNAGLQVGLTEAVEMSGALLCLDVTEAVVEEAIQKGCNLIVSHHPLIFRKLARISDENYVQRTVRKAIKNDITIVAMHTNMDAAAGGVNFKIAEKLGLRNVQFFAGEKEVDGVKGGEGVIGEVAEDLAADDLVLMLKERFGVECVQCNQLLRRPIRKVALCGGAGAFLLDAAIKAGADAFITGEMSYHEYFGHEQEIQICVIGHYQSEQFTGEIFRSIILENFPDAKCCISEINTNPILYL, encoded by the coding sequence GTGAAAATTAAACAGGTAGTTGATGCCCTTGAACATTACGCGCCTCTGCCCTTGCAGGAAGGATATGATAATGCCGGCCTGCAAGTTGGATTGACAGAGGCGGTAGAAATGTCAGGGGCATTGTTGTGTCTTGACGTTACTGAAGCCGTGGTTGAAGAGGCCATCCAGAAGGGATGTAACCTCATCGTGAGCCATCATCCGCTGATATTCCGCAAACTGGCGAGAATTTCGGACGAGAACTACGTGCAGCGTACCGTGCGCAAGGCGATTAAGAATGATATTACCATCGTGGCGATGCATACCAACATGGATGCGGCTGCGGGCGGCGTGAACTTCAAGATTGCCGAGAAACTGGGACTGCGAAACGTGCAGTTCTTTGCAGGCGAGAAGGAAGTGGACGGCGTGAAGGGCGGCGAGGGCGTCATCGGAGAGGTGGCTGAGGACCTGGCAGCCGACGACTTGGTGCTGATGCTCAAGGAGCGGTTTGGCGTGGAGTGCGTGCAGTGCAACCAGTTGCTTCGACGTCCTATCAGGAAGGTGGCACTCTGCGGTGGAGCAGGTGCTTTCTTGCTCGACGCAGCCATCAAGGCAGGTGCCGATGCCTTCATCACGGGCGAGATGAGCTATCACGAGTATTTCGGCCACGAGCAGGAGATTCAGATCTGCGTCATCGGCCACTATCAGAGTGAGCAGTTTACGGGCGAAATCTTCCGCAGCATCATCCTGGAGAATTTCCCTGATGCCAAATGCTGCATCTCGGAGATAAATACGAATCCGATATTGTATTTATAG
- a CDS encoding HU family DNA-binding protein, with the protein MEQKGTLKYRKLQRTPQSGENAGKKKWYATAVTDREVNFEGFVSHISDHGSPYSRGTIHGVLMDALDHLQELILDGKSVRLSDLGLFSIGMTSKAEDTKEKVTAASVEGVHLIVRNTKSWSNSELRKKCKIQEYGGYTGTDGGGTSGGTSGGTEQGGDTSQGGSGTTGGGTQEGGGLE; encoded by the coding sequence ATGGAACAGAAAGGAACATTGAAGTATCGTAAGTTGCAGCGTACCCCACAGAGCGGCGAGAACGCTGGTAAGAAAAAGTGGTATGCCACAGCGGTAACCGACCGCGAGGTGAATTTCGAGGGATTCGTATCCCACATCTCTGACCACGGTTCGCCTTACTCCCGAGGTACTATCCACGGTGTGCTGATGGATGCACTCGACCATCTGCAGGAGTTGATTCTCGACGGTAAGAGTGTGCGTCTCTCTGACCTCGGCCTGTTCTCCATCGGTATGACTTCGAAGGCGGAGGATACCAAGGAGAAGGTAACGGCTGCCAGCGTAGAGGGTGTACACCTGATTGTGAGAAACACAAAAAGCTGGAGCAACTCGGAACTGCGCAAGAAGTGCAAGATTCAGGAGTACGGCGGCTATACCGGCACCGACGGGGGTGGCACCTCTGGTGGTACCTCAGGCGGCACTGAACAGGGCGGCGACACCAGTCAGGGCGGCTCCGGAACTACCGGCGGCGGTACGCAGGAAGGCGGCGGGCTTGAATAA